The following coding sequences are from one Nicotiana tabacum cultivar K326 chromosome 1, ASM71507v2, whole genome shotgun sequence window:
- the LOC107759063 gene encoding transcription factor IIIA: MGEEREVIFRDIRRYYCEFCGICRSKQSLISSHILSYHQDEMEKRKDEANEDAKIKKCPKLNICEECGVSFQKPAHLKQHMQSHSLERLFVCHIDDCQSSYRRKDHLTRHLLQHQGKLFECPVDGCKRSFSIQGNMTRHVKEMHDHCASPEANLPKHYVCSEPGCGKVFKFASKLKKHEDSHVKLETMEALCLEPGCMKHFTNEKCLKEHIESCHQHIVCEICGTKQLKKNIKRHLRTHEEESTSERIKCEFQDCQHTFSTKSNLIKHVKAVHLGDKPFSCSIVGCDMKFAFKHVRDRHEKSGCHVYTPGDFIEADEQFRSRPRGGRKRKLPVFEAIMRKRITPPCGTDPVFYQGSEYLSWLLSAESDEEL; encoded by the exons ATGGGAGAAGAGAGAGAAGTAATATTCAGAGATATAAGACGATATTACTGTGAATTTTGTGGGATTTGCCGCTCCAAACAGTCCCTTATCTCCTCTCATATCCTCTCCTATCATCAA GATGAAATGGAGAAGCGGAAAGATGAGGCAAATGAAGATGCAAAGATAAAGAAATGTCCAAAACTGAATATTTGTGAAGAATGTGGTGTGAGCTTTCAGAAGCCTGCTCATTTGAAGCAGCATATGCAGAGTCATTCACTCGAG AGGCTATTTGTTTGCCATATAGATGATTGCCAGTCCAGCTACCGTAGAAAGGATCACTTGACGAGACATCTCTTGCAGCACCAAGGGAAGTTGTTTGAGTGTCCCGTTGATGGTTGCAAACGCTCATTTAGTATTCAAGGCAACATGACTCGGCATGTCAAAGAGATGCATGACCACTGTGCCTCCCCTGAGGCCAATCTTCCAAAGCACTATGTCTGTTCAGAACCTGGTTGTGGGAAGGTGTTTAAATTTGCATCCAAATTAAAGAAACATGAGGATTCTCATG TTAAGTTGGAGACGATGGAGGCACTTTGTTTAGAGCCAGGCTGTATGAAACATTTCACAAATGAGAAATGCCTCAAGGAACACATAGAGAGTTGCCACCAGCATATTGTGTGTGAAATATGTGGAACCAAGCAATTGAAGAAGAATATTAAGCGGCATCTCCGGACGCATGAAGAAGAGTCTACATCGGAAAGAATAAAATGTGAATTCCAGGATTGTCAGCACACTTTCTCCACT AAATCAAATCTTATTAAGCACGTCAAAGCTGTGCACTTGGGGGATAAACCATTCTCATGTAGCATTGTTGGTTGTGATATGAAATTTGCCTTCAAGCATGTGAGAGATAGACATGAAAAGTCTGGCTGCCATGTTTATACTCCT GGTGATTTCATAGAGGCTGACGAGCAATTCCGTTCCAGACCCAGAGGTGGTAGGAAGAGGAAGCTTCCTGTTTTCGAGGCAATTATGCGGAAAAGGATAACACCACCCTGCGGTACAGATCCTGTGTTCTATCAAGGATCAGAATATCTCTCATGGTTACTCTCAGCAGAATCAGATGAAGAGCTGTGA